A part of Streptomyces sp. NBC_01451 genomic DNA contains:
- a CDS encoding CsbD family protein — translation MAADEKGKAKGEQAKGKVKKVVGGAVGNESLKAKGEAEETKGDLRAAKEKAKDAIKPK, via the coding sequence GTGGCTGCCGACGAAAAGGGCAAGGCCAAGGGCGAGCAGGCCAAGGGCAAGGTCAAGAAGGTGGTCGGCGGTGCCGTGGGCAACGAGTCTCTGAAGGCCAAGGGAGAGGCCGAGGAGACCAAGGGAGACCTGCGTGCCGCCAAGGAGAAGGCCAAGGACGCGATCAAGCCCAAGTAG
- a CDS encoding FAD binding domain-containing protein — protein MHPFSFTKAADTREALNAGRHGGRYIAGGTTLVDLMRETVERPGTLVDISDLPMRDVRVTEHGGLRIGALVTMAEAAAHPKVRALYPVISQALELSASAQLRNMATIGGNIMQRTRCTYFRDVTADCNKREPGSGCAALHGHNRTHAVLGTSDSCVATHPSDAAVAFAALEATVHLLGPDRERRVPFADFLLKPGDTPNREHALRQGELITAVEVPALPRPLKSGYLKVRDRQSYEFALTSAAVALQVRGGVVREAKVAAGGVGTVPWKLPAVEQRLLGERPSEALWAEAAEHAADGVRPLQHNRFKIELLKRTVERQLRIVGGTK, from the coding sequence ATGCATCCCTTCTCCTTCACGAAGGCCGCGGACACCCGTGAGGCCCTCAACGCGGGCCGCCACGGCGGCCGATACATCGCAGGCGGCACCACCCTCGTCGACCTGATGCGCGAGACCGTCGAGCGTCCCGGGACCCTGGTCGACATCAGTGACCTGCCGATGCGCGACGTCAGGGTCACCGAGCACGGTGGCTTGCGCATCGGCGCGCTGGTGACCATGGCCGAGGCCGCCGCCCACCCCAAGGTGCGCGCGCTGTACCCCGTCATCTCCCAGGCGCTGGAGCTGAGCGCGTCCGCCCAGCTGCGAAACATGGCCACCATCGGCGGCAACATCATGCAGCGCACCCGCTGCACCTACTTCCGCGACGTCACCGCCGACTGCAACAAGCGCGAGCCCGGCTCCGGTTGTGCCGCGCTGCACGGCCACAACCGCACGCACGCCGTCCTCGGTACCTCCGACTCCTGTGTGGCCACCCATCCCTCCGACGCCGCCGTGGCCTTCGCCGCGCTGGAGGCGACCGTGCACCTGCTGGGCCCGGACAGGGAACGCCGTGTCCCCTTCGCGGACTTCCTCCTCAAGCCCGGCGACACCCCCAACCGCGAACACGCTCTCCGGCAGGGTGAGTTGATTACGGCGGTGGAGGTTCCCGCGCTGCCGCGCCCGCTGAAATCCGGCTACCTGAAGGTGCGCGACCGGCAGTCCTACGAGTTCGCCCTGACGTCGGCGGCTGTGGCACTGCAGGTGCGCGGCGGGGTGGTCCGGGAGGCGAAGGTCGCCGCCGGCGGGGTGGGCACCGTGCCGTGGAAGCTGCCCGCCGTCGAACAGCGCCTTCTCGGGGAACGCCCCTCGGAGGCACTGTGGGCCGAGGCCGCGGAACACGCCGCGGACGGCGTTCGCCCCCTTCAGCACAACCGTTTCAAGATCGAGCTGCTCAAGCGGACCGTCGAGCGGCAGCTGCGCATCGTAGGAGGTACCAAGTGA
- a CDS encoding TIGR03885 family FMN-dependent LLM class oxidoreductase, with translation MTVYGLHASHEQIPPADLLDAVVHAERAGFTAAMCSDHFSPWSVRQGESGFAWSWLGAALQATDRMPFGVVNAPGQRYHPAIIAQAIAGLASMYPGRFWAALGSGEASNEHITGAPWPRKDLRDARLRECVDIIRALLAGEEVSHDGLVTVDRARLWTLPPDVPPLLGAACSTATAARCAEWADGLITVSAPPERLREITDAYRDAGGRGPLHLQVHLSWAPDEDEALALAHDQWRTNVHTPPVSWDLDSVELFDIVSEHITPEQVAGTVNVSSDLGRHTAWLQEYADLGFDTVMLHHVGREQASFIDTFGAEVLPQLDVTRPIPATAKEYRCV, from the coding sequence ATGACTGTCTACGGATTACACGCCTCGCACGAACAGATCCCGCCCGCGGACCTGCTCGACGCCGTGGTGCACGCGGAACGCGCGGGATTCACCGCCGCCATGTGCTCGGACCACTTCTCGCCCTGGAGCGTCCGTCAGGGAGAGTCGGGATTCGCCTGGTCCTGGCTCGGCGCCGCGCTCCAGGCCACCGACCGGATGCCGTTCGGCGTGGTGAACGCGCCGGGGCAGCGCTACCACCCCGCGATCATCGCCCAGGCGATCGCCGGCCTCGCGTCCATGTACCCGGGCAGGTTCTGGGCCGCGCTCGGCAGCGGTGAGGCCTCCAACGAGCACATCACAGGCGCCCCCTGGCCGCGCAAGGACCTGCGTGACGCACGCCTGAGGGAATGCGTCGACATCATCCGCGCACTGCTCGCGGGGGAGGAGGTCAGCCACGACGGACTGGTGACCGTGGACCGGGCCCGGCTGTGGACCCTGCCGCCCGACGTACCGCCGCTCCTCGGAGCCGCGTGCAGCACCGCCACCGCCGCCCGGTGCGCCGAGTGGGCGGACGGCCTCATCACGGTCAGCGCCCCGCCGGAACGGCTCCGCGAGATCACCGACGCCTACCGCGACGCGGGCGGTCGCGGCCCCCTGCACCTCCAGGTGCACCTGAGCTGGGCGCCCGACGAGGACGAGGCCCTGGCGCTGGCCCACGACCAGTGGCGCACCAACGTGCACACACCCCCGGTCAGCTGGGACCTCGACTCCGTGGAACTGTTCGACATCGTCAGCGAGCACATCACGCCCGAACAGGTGGCGGGCACGGTCAACGTCTCGTCCGACCTCGGTCGGCACACCGCCTGGCTCCAGGAGTACGCCGACCTCGGGTTCGACACGGTGATGCTTCACCACGTCGGCCGTGAACAGGCCTCGTTCATCGACACGTTCGGGGCCGAGGTACTGCCCCAGCTCGACGTCACCCGCCCGATTCCCGCCACGGCGAAGGAGTACCGATGCGTCTGA
- a CDS encoding xanthine dehydrogenase family protein molybdopterin-binding subunit: protein MSPQPQSAVGAPLSRVDGRLKVTGKALYAAEHDIDGAVHAVIVDASIGRGRVASIDTRDADKHPGVLRVISHRNAPKLPYRDNAGSNNPPGRRVRVFQDDRVLFHGQPVAVVVATTLEAAQHGASLVRVEYDVEQSSTDLDEAAPGEPTDYARGDADAGLRGAAERLDVTYQLARNHHNPMEPHATIARWDGGKVTVWDKTQWVMGTRDEIAAVFGLSADAVRVVSPFVGGGFGSGLRCWPHTIVAALAARETGRPVKLVLSRRQMYFGTGFRPSYEYRLRLGSDRRGRLTAAIHDIDAETSSYETFTEAVMGAGQMLYSTPNVRQAYRQVPLDVNTPIWMRGPGFASASFVIESAMDELAHRLGIDPIELRRRNEPSKDESRNLPFSTRRLRECYTVGAREFGWDRRNPRPRATRDGNWLVGLGMAAGVYDPGRFPAQARARLDADGTAVVEAATSDMGPGTYTSQTQVAADALGLTMRTVTFRLGDSLYPPTGPHGGSATMASVGSAVVDACDQVRQQAIELAVEDERSPLYGVPAGEVVVRNGRLHARDTPARGETYRSLLARHHRSHLEADGNYTGPPTPERESYHAYNATFAEVAVDATLGLVRVRRMLGVYDAGRIISPKLAESQAFGGIVGGIGTALLEHTVTDHRDGRIVNANLADYLVPVNADVPEVRAIYLDGEDNAGNALGVKGLGEVVQVGVAAAIGNAVFNATGRRVRQLPITTEALL from the coding sequence GTGAGCCCCCAGCCGCAGTCAGCCGTGGGTGCGCCGCTGTCCCGGGTGGACGGCCGGCTGAAGGTCACCGGCAAGGCGCTGTACGCCGCCGAGCACGACATCGACGGAGCAGTGCACGCCGTCATCGTCGACGCGAGCATCGGCCGCGGCCGCGTCGCCTCCATCGACACCCGTGACGCCGACAAGCACCCCGGCGTCCTGCGGGTGATCAGCCACCGCAACGCGCCGAAGCTGCCGTACCGCGACAACGCCGGCTCCAACAACCCGCCCGGACGCAGAGTGCGGGTGTTCCAGGACGACCGGGTGCTCTTCCACGGCCAGCCGGTCGCCGTCGTCGTCGCCACCACACTGGAGGCCGCCCAGCACGGTGCGAGCCTGGTCAGGGTCGAGTACGACGTCGAACAGTCCTCGACCGACCTGGACGAGGCGGCACCGGGCGAACCCACGGACTACGCGCGCGGCGACGCGGATGCCGGGCTGCGCGGCGCGGCCGAACGCCTGGACGTGACGTACCAGTTGGCGCGCAACCATCACAACCCGATGGAGCCGCACGCCACGATCGCCCGTTGGGACGGCGGCAAGGTCACCGTCTGGGACAAGACCCAGTGGGTGATGGGCACCCGTGACGAGATCGCCGCCGTGTTCGGCCTGTCGGCGGACGCGGTGCGGGTCGTCTCCCCGTTCGTCGGCGGCGGCTTCGGCAGCGGGCTGCGCTGCTGGCCGCACACGATCGTCGCCGCCCTGGCCGCCCGGGAGACAGGCCGTCCGGTGAAGCTGGTGCTGAGCCGCAGGCAGATGTACTTCGGGACCGGCTTCCGGCCGTCGTACGAGTACCGGCTGCGCCTCGGCAGCGACCGGCGCGGCCGGCTGACCGCCGCGATCCACGACATCGACGCCGAGACCTCCTCGTACGAGACGTTCACCGAGGCCGTCATGGGCGCGGGGCAGATGCTCTACAGCACGCCGAACGTCAGGCAGGCGTACCGGCAGGTGCCGCTGGATGTGAACACACCGATCTGGATGCGCGGCCCCGGCTTCGCATCGGCGTCGTTCGTGATCGAGTCGGCGATGGACGAGCTCGCCCACCGGCTCGGCATCGACCCGATCGAGCTGCGCCGACGCAACGAGCCGTCCAAGGACGAGTCGAGGAACCTGCCGTTCTCCACCCGGCGACTGCGTGAGTGCTACACGGTCGGTGCCCGGGAGTTCGGCTGGGACCGCCGTAACCCCAGGCCCCGTGCGACGCGTGACGGGAACTGGCTGGTCGGCCTGGGAATGGCGGCCGGCGTCTACGATCCCGGGCGTTTCCCCGCCCAGGCCCGGGCCCGTCTCGACGCCGACGGGACCGCCGTGGTCGAGGCGGCCACCAGTGACATGGGGCCGGGCACCTACACCTCCCAGACCCAGGTGGCCGCCGACGCGCTCGGGCTGACCATGCGCACGGTGACCTTCCGGCTCGGCGACTCCTTGTATCCGCCGACCGGTCCGCACGGCGGTTCGGCGACCATGGCCAGCGTCGGTTCCGCCGTCGTCGACGCCTGCGACCAGGTGCGGCAGCAGGCGATCGAGCTGGCCGTCGAGGACGAGCGGTCGCCGCTGTACGGAGTACCGGCCGGTGAGGTCGTCGTGCGCAACGGGCGGCTGCATGCGCGGGACACTCCGGCGCGGGGTGAGACGTACCGCAGTCTGCTGGCCCGCCACCACCGCTCCCACCTGGAAGCAGACGGCAACTACACCGGGCCGCCGACTCCCGAACGGGAGTCCTACCACGCCTACAACGCGACCTTCGCCGAGGTCGCGGTGGACGCGACGCTGGGGCTGGTACGGGTGCGGCGGATGCTCGGTGTGTACGACGCCGGCCGCATCATCAGCCCCAAGCTGGCCGAGAGCCAGGCGTTCGGCGGCATCGTGGGCGGCATCGGCACGGCGCTGCTTGAGCACACGGTCACCGACCACCGCGACGGGCGGATCGTCAACGCCAACCTCGCCGACTACCTGGTGCCCGTGAACGCCGACGTCCCCGAGGTCCGGGCGATCTACCTGGACGGCGAGGACAACGCGGGCAACGCGCTGGGGGTGAAGGGGCTCGGCGAGGTCGTCCAGGTGGGTGTGGCGGCCGCGATAGGCAACGCGGTGTTCAACGCCACCGGCCGTCGGGTCCGCCAACTGCCCATCACCACCGAGGCGTTGCTCTGA
- a CDS encoding XdhC/CoxI family protein produces MLNIADTLHLWCREARPFALATVVDVTGSAPLPVGTSVAVDEDGNAVGSISGGCVEGAVYELCRQVLSEQGAPRRAWFGYSDDDAFAVGLTCGGELDVLVQRIDPAVQPHLTDALADVVEGRPAAVAQVVAGPGELIGSTLSVRAADGVTYGTLDGGPTEKLVAEEARASLRAGRTTRVTVGGNGDGCPEPTTVLVHVHASRPRMLIFGAVDFAAALSQAGRFLGYHVTVCDVRPVFATPARFPYADEVVVDWPHRYLSRSAVDSRTVVCVLTHDAKFDIPLLQLALVLPVAYVGAMGSRRTHDERLRLLREQGVTEDRLVRLRSPIGLDLGARTPEETAVSITAEIIAQANQGTGRSLTRITGPIHRPPRSTSQRQARS; encoded by the coding sequence ATGCTGAACATCGCGGACACACTGCACCTTTGGTGCCGCGAGGCACGCCCCTTCGCCCTGGCCACCGTCGTCGACGTCACCGGCAGCGCACCGCTGCCGGTCGGTACGTCGGTGGCCGTGGACGAGGACGGAAACGCGGTCGGCAGCATCTCCGGCGGCTGCGTCGAGGGCGCGGTCTACGAACTGTGCCGACAGGTGCTCAGCGAGCAGGGCGCCCCGCGACGCGCCTGGTTCGGGTACTCCGACGACGACGCCTTCGCCGTAGGACTTACCTGCGGCGGCGAACTCGACGTCCTCGTCCAACGGATCGATCCCGCGGTCCAACCGCATCTCACCGACGCCCTCGCCGACGTCGTGGAGGGCCGACCCGCTGCCGTGGCCCAGGTGGTGGCCGGCCCCGGCGAGCTCATCGGCTCCACCCTGAGCGTTCGCGCCGCCGACGGCGTCACCTACGGCACCCTGGACGGCGGGCCGACGGAGAAGCTTGTGGCCGAGGAGGCGCGGGCTTCGCTGCGGGCCGGGCGCACCACCCGTGTCACGGTCGGCGGGAACGGGGACGGCTGCCCCGAACCGACGACCGTGCTCGTCCACGTCCACGCGTCCCGCCCCCGCATGCTGATCTTCGGAGCCGTCGACTTCGCCGCCGCCCTCAGCCAGGCCGGCCGCTTCCTCGGCTACCACGTCACCGTCTGCGACGTCCGTCCCGTCTTCGCCACGCCCGCCCGCTTCCCGTACGCCGACGAGGTCGTCGTCGACTGGCCCCACCGATACCTGTCACGGTCGGCCGTGGACTCCCGCACCGTCGTCTGCGTCCTCACCCACGACGCCAAATTCGACATCCCGCTGCTCCAGCTCGCCCTCGTCCTGCCCGTGGCCTACGTGGGGGCCATGGGCTCCCGGCGTACCCACGACGAGCGTCTGCGGCTCCTGCGCGAGCAGGGCGTCACGGAAGACCGGTTGGTGCGGCTGCGTTCCCCGATCGGCCTCGACCTCGGAGCCCGCACGCCCGAGGAGACCGCCGTTTCCATCACCGCGGAGATCATCGCCCAGGCCAACCAGGGCACGGGCCGGTCCCTGACCCGGATCACCGGCCCGATCCACCGGCCGCCGAGGTCGACGAGCCAACGGCAGGCTCGATCATGA